The sequence CCAAGCAGATTTGGGAGGAGACCCTAAACACAGCGGTAAGCCGACGTAGGACGTCGGAAAAGAGTCTGCCCAACAGCCGAATCGATTAGCAAATGGGAGAGCTTCACCTTCTTCGAGGTTAACCCCATAAAGCTTAGATTTGCCCATATTGACCCGAAGACCAGAGAAGGCCTCGAAACACCGGATAGCTGTGCGCAGGTTGTCCATCTTCTCGGTGGAGGcctctgaaaaaatcatgatgTCATCTGCGAACTGAACGTGGGAAACCGGACTGCTTAAACCTTCAATATTAATGCCGCTTAAAATGCCTTCAGCCTGACCTTTGTGGAGCATACAAGAGAGAGCTTCACCCACGAGAAGGAATAAGAAGGGAGATAAAGGGTCCCCTTGTCTGAGACCCCTGCTGCCTTTAAAGTAACCCTTTGGCGAGCCGTTTAACAGCACAGAAAAAGAAGGCGATCGAATGCATTCAGCGATCCAACTGTTCCATCTTGCCCCGAACCCCATTCGCTGCATCATATACAAGAGGAAATCCCAATCGACGTGGTCGTAAGCCTTCTTGACATCCAGGCTGCAAAAAATGCTTTTGGATTCAGATCTGGAGGCAGAATGCAAGCATTCATTAGCGATGAGAGCGCAGTCGACATCAACATGAGTAGTTGCTACCCGAATTGTCATATTCTTCGTCGCAACACTTATTCTAAATAGTTTAGGCAATGGAAATAAGTTGAGTGTAGGTTTAGGAACTCGGGCATATATAACCTCAAATTAGGCCTGGTCAGTAGATTGACTCTTTGTGTCGTTGGAGACAAACTCAACCTGAGAAAAACCAATCTCCTGCATAGGGGATAATTCGTTAGGAAGTTCGATGAGCACAATCACCTTGAACTCTGGCAACACAGGTTTTACATCTCTTCTGGAATGGTCACGAACTCCACATCCACTTTCTTTTCTACTAGTGGCACCATCACTCCCGTCTCCttagagtgtttgatgaaatcccaTTCGTTTACGAGATGTTGCTTGTCCGCTTTAAAAGTATTGGATTGGTTCTTCCGCTGGCGAATCTGGCGGCCCGTCGCGACTCCTTCTCGACTAGGTCGGCTCTTGCCGACAAACAACCGGATTTCTCTACAAACCCCCTCACCGATTGGCTAAtttgtcgacaattttggtattgttggaacaatACTTGATCATAATCTCGAAAGAGGAATCGCGCGTATAACAACTGCTTCATCTGCAGCCACGTACAGATTGGCGCTTTTGTCTGTCTCATCCGCTCGAGTTGAAATTGTTCCTACCAAATTGAAGCTCTGCCCTTCAACTTGTAAACCACAAGCTTAACCTTTTTCTTTTCAACGACATCCATTTAATCAAAGAAGCGTTCGACTTCAAGTAGCCAATCGAAGAAGTCCTCGATGTGGAGTTAGCCGTTGAAACTAGGAAGGTCGACTTCATCCTGAATTCCCGATTCATCTGATCTATCCAATCAATGACTCATTTGGAATGTTGGGGGAATCATGTTGCTGGATTCCACCTTCTCGGGTGTGATTCTGCGATTCATCGTCAGCATTGCCCTATGATCAGCACGATTACGAATTCCAGTGCCTACCAGGGGTGGATCACGAccatgaacacggagttgccctatGGCCTTCGTCATGCAATCGACGacagcctgcagcccttgcatgacttgccAATACTCTCACTAGTCACTGCACTGTCTCGAAAGCTATCGCCATTAAAGTATAACTCCTTAAAGCATCGTCCATGAGATagtgcccgacccgtcgttagaagccactGATTCGAGGAAAAGCCTCTCTCCGATACCAACTGGCGTAGAtaggacatgatgaggttgatcatcgtcttccttgattgataaataccttgaatccacaaggtgcTATTGAATCCACAACAGAAAAATCTCGAACCCACGAGAAGAAATAGAATTTCTACGAagtttttaattgatttattgAATTCAttataaaaatgagtttaacaccctttaaataaccctaaacaaatTCTTAAAACGTAATCAAAGAGTTCTAATAAAATAAGTAAACAAATTCCAAAAAACGTGTAAATTTTTGCCATCTATCAACCTGTCGACTCGACAGGTCGAAACAACAAAAAAGTGTCCagatatttaaataaaaaatttggtGATTTTCGACTTGTTGACCTGTTCTGTTGACCTGTCGAACAATATTTTGACTTGTCTAAACTAGCACAAATCATCCAGCAAGCAATCTGGAATTTCGGGCAGAATTTCAACTAGTCGACCACAAAGGTCGATCAGATCGAACTAGAGCTGGGCAAAGCTGATccaatcagacccgatccgacccgatccgaaccgaaccgacggcctggatcggtgcggatcgggtTAGGGATTTCAGATCCGAATAATTTTCGGATTTggatcggatcgtggtcaatcgaCCGATCCAATTCGATCAGATTCGACCTGATCCGGAGactgaggaggattttaatggaggatatccaatcattattgttttcctgtggtgtggtccacctaagatttttatccctctaatattttgtatcaagccttaaaatgatctgtaaaaatggatgaacagcatcaatgaaatacatacatcatggtggggcccatcgatcACCGAACACaaggagtagccaattcgtttccctcAGCGTCAGTACCACGAAATcgaattgcatactgagttactcattacgcttttatcgcactgagtaaactcagttgagcataccatgaatgtgtgtgggttatccacgtcctagatccgtttttccagctaattttagtggttgagccgaaaattgaagcatgcacaaagctcaagtggaccacaccacaggaaacagtgggaataatgacttccaccattgaaacctttgtaggccccacagtgatgtgtatttgtcatccaacctgttcatacgatcacaaagacatggatgaaaggaaaacacaaataacagattgacctaaaacttctgtggcccctaagaaattttcaacggtataatttcaattcacattgtttcccgtagtgaggcccacttgagatttggatatattttgtTTTTGGTCTAGAGCCcttaaattatcttttaaaatggatggacggagtggataaaatatgtaaatcatggtggaccccacagagtttactcggtatgcttagcgtgctgagttactcagtacacaatccgtgTCCCAGTACCAAGCACTAGCTACTGTGTTGTAGGCTGTAGCCTAGGCCAATTGGCTGTGGCGTGCGAAGAAGAAACTAACGctccttgagctctgagttgtacgaacggttcaaaggagatcaaagttatatgggcccacaatgatgtagttattatatctacactgttcatatatttttagaaatcgttgtagagcattattcaaaaaatgaaaaatattaaaagatcatctggatcacaccacaaatagcagcagagaatgattttcacagttaaacattttgtgtggtccacttgatagttagacctgtcttatttttcgtcacaagccttatgacgagctcaccaaatggatggacggtttggatataacacataccccatgattagacccacataacttgctaacgtcGTTACAGCAAGTCCTTGCATGAAAAGCACTCACTGCCCCTTTCATGCAGTGCACGTCAACACGTGTTCGGTAAAAGCATGGATACGGTAGGGAGagttctttcagagccatgtggggcccaccttgatgtatatgttttatctaagccgttcatccattttgaaatatcattttaggccttgagcacaaaaaggcagtatattgaaggctgaagtagaccacaccacatgaaacagttggattaaattcatacgatcCGAATCCTAccgaacccgatccgactcggtttccttgaccgagtcggactcagttcgggtcaggtcaaccatgcatcggatcggtccgagtcaggtgacctaGACTCGGTCcctgatcggatcgagttcgggtcaggccattgagACTTCGGATCGGGTCGATTTGGATACAATacgatccgatccggaccgatgcccagctctagatcGAACTATGCTGAATTTTGTCGATTTCTCTTTGGGTTTCTTCTAATCTATGTGTATTAGGAATGTGCTTGATTCCCGTCCTACATCATTAAGAGGGCTAGTTGGGGGAATTCGTAGTTCATGCTCAACAGGCTCATTTGGCATTGGATGCTCTAGACATCAATGGTTTGCAAATTCCTCTTCAGGATAGCTAGCAATGGTTGTGCAAAGAAGTGTAGTCTGTGGCATGACCCTATTGGCTTGCAAGTTCTATTGGCAATCATGTATCTTGATTTTTGAGCAGCAAACCtactcaaactcaaaagggaaattttataggatagctataagaccaaccatgctcTATGGCTCAAGATGTAGGGCAattgaggaacaacatgttcagAAGATGATTGTGGCTGAAATTAGGATGTTGAGATGAATGAGTGGCAAGaggaggaaggatagaattagaaatgaatgcattagaGGGAACTTAGGAGCATAACCACTAGGTAATGGGAtgaaggaaagtagacttagatggtttggtcatgtgcaatgaagaCCAAGAACCACGCAGTTAAAATGAGTGAGTTGGTACATGTTGAAGTCTTTTAAGgtgcaaggggaaggcccaataggatgtagaTGGAGGTCATaagatgacctatggtctaactcaGGTCATGGCCCTTGagagagtggaatggcggaacttTCATGTTCTTTGGTGCTTCGTGCTTCATGGTTTGAATGGCAACTGCCCTTCAATAACCTATAATGGGCCAGGAGGGTTGGTGCCTAACTGGTGTCAATGTGATCCTCTGCTAGTGCTACAGACAATTCCAAGAGCCCAAATAAAAGAGGACAGTTGATGCTTGGTGGGCAGTCAATTGTAAAACTTTTGCAATCTGCCGTTTAACCAAGAGAACATGGCTAAGCACCTGAAACAGTGCTTGAGGATCTTTAGCGGCTATGACCAACAAAAATTAAAGACTTTGGCTAGCTTTAAAGTCGAAGGAGTTGCACTCACTCAGCTTTGGAgttacttttttcttctttcatcttAGACAGTGGTACCCAATTCTTAAAAGGAATAAGATACAGATTTTCACAGCTGCAAAGATTGAAGCAGGCAAGGATCTGAAAAGATTGGTTTAGTTTTTCCTAGTGCATACGCTAACTTCAGCACATAGAAACAATAACCAAAACCCCAACCCTCAGAAGTTCTCTATCATGAAAAGTTTCAAAGACGTAGGTTAAAGCTTATCCagagagaaaataaaaaacaaatatttaaACACACTTAGTGGTCTCTTGCATGACAAAGTCAAAACCTATTACTAACAAAGTTGATGGGCAGTATCTTTCAACCACTCAGCAGCAATAGCTAGTGGAAGTTGTGACTCGTACAATCCTACTGTATCCATAGGCCCAATTCAAATATTGCCAACTACTAAATGCAAGATAATGCCATTCATCCTCAACATAGAATCTAAAATTGTGAAACAGAGAGAATGGGAAAGCATACCAAAACTTCAAAAATCCATGTCGTCGGAAGTGCAAAGCTATATAGTTCACTCCCAAGAAAGTCTGTACAAACCGCTGGGCTGTAAGGACAATAAGCTGACTTGGTTGGATGACAGTTTGGCATTTGTGAGCAAGTGGGCCACCTGGCTGCATCACCCATTCTTCCTCCACATTAGCATAGAACATATCCCCAATTGCAAGAACTTCATCATCGCAAGAAAACTTCGGCATTATATCTCCAATGACCCTCTTCTTTGCTTCCTCAGACTTGGCATCCTCAGGCCAAGCGGCTTCCAATTTACCCATAGAAAGCCCCAAAGACTTCAACCTCTTGACATGTTCGTTGTCCACAAAACAAGGAGGCACTGCTATGTAACAGATAAACCTATCTATATGCAAGTGATTCTTCTTTATTTCCACAAATTCTTCAAAGGATATGACAACCTTCCTTCCAAAGCATTTGTTTATTTGATTAAAGTCTATAATGTGACTGTAATGGTAATCGAATTTTGGGCTCGGGAAAACTAGTATGCGGTTGAGAAGAGCTGCGAAGAACATGTGCTTCTGTAAGCATATCAAATGGTTAGACATCTGACCTGACAAGCAAATCGTGAACAGGTATCGGTTGGCTTTTGGCTTCCATTCGATTGTTCTTCCCACCGTTCGATCAGCTTTCTGGCATGTGTTCAGGCTGAAACTGCCTAATGCAGGGCCCACATTTTCCGCTACTGACTCTGATGTGTTCCCTGCATGGTGAACGGACAGCAAAGTCTGTTGAATCTCCTTATTTAGCTTAATCTGATTAAGCAACGCTGATCTGAAATCATCAAACGAAATTGACGGGGAACAATCATCTATTTGGTGCGTCGAATTCGAATCCAAAGAGGAATTCAAATTTGAATTCGAAGAATTGCACTTTGAATAGGTCAATGTACGATTCCAAAGATTGAAAAGCGCTAATTGCTGATTCCTTAACAGGTAGAGGGCTTGCAGTTCTGATTCCTGCATCCGGTTGCTGCCATGAGAATTGACGTGGACAGTTGAAAAGGTAGGGAAAATATGGGGAAGATCCACGGAGTAGACGATGAAAATGAGGAGAAGTGGAATGCAGATTGCGAATAGGTATTTCTTGTTGGATGTGAAGTCCCGCACGAAGCAGGTTTTGAATTTTCCGATCTCGAAGGTGGAGCGGTGGATCTGGTTCGTTGAATTTGGACTGATGAAGTTGCCTCGCTCGTCTTCTTCTCCGTTGTATGATTCTCGATCCATTTCTCCGCTCAAAGGAGGACCTCCAGCATGAAATCCCCGGGAGAGAACGGCTGTGATTGATCTTGATTTGTTTGAGGGTTtagacagacacacacacacacacagagagagagagagagagagagagagagagagagcagcgtTTATTCGGTTTTGAGTGGGGGAGGTGAAAtgtcagttctctctctctcaaagcgtCGCGCGGTTTCGAGACATCTCAGAGGGAGCCCTGCTACAATGCGCTTGATGCGTTGATGGGCACGGCTCAGCTCTCTCACCTAACAAacgggggagcggattaggtgcggtccCGGCCTCACCGAAGAACGTGCGTCTCTTACCAtggttccaccttgatgtatttattctatatacactccgtccatccgttttaccagatcattttaacgaatgagccaaaaaaaaaactaagaagatCTAAATTTCCGGTAGACCATGCTATttggaaa is a genomic window of Magnolia sinica isolate HGM2019 chromosome 15, MsV1, whole genome shotgun sequence containing:
- the LOC131227227 gene encoding O-fucosyltransferase 36-like, with protein sequence MDRESYNGEEDERGNFISPNSTNQIHRSTFEIGKFKTCFVRDFTSNKKYLFAICIPLLLIFIVYSVDLPHIFPTFSTVHVNSHGSNRMQESELQALYLLRNQQLALFNLWNRTLTYSKCNSSNSNLNSSLDSNSTHQIDDCSPSISFDDFRSALLNQIKLNKEIQQTLLSVHHAGNTSESVAENVGPALGSFSLNTCQKADRTVGRTIEWKPKANRYLFTICLSGQMSNHLICLQKHMFFAALLNRILVFPSPKFDYHYSHIIDFNQINKCFGRKVVISFEEFVEIKKNHLHIDRFICYIAVPPCFVDNEHVKRLKSLGLSMGKLEAAWPEDAKSEEAKKRVIGDIMPKFSCDDEVLAIGDMFYANVEEEWVMQPGGPLAHKCQTVIQPSQLIVLTAQRFVQTFLGVNYIALHFRRHGFLKFCNVKKESCFFPVPQAAECILRVVERANAPVIYLSTDAAESETDLLQALTMRNSKTIPLVKRPGHSSSKWDALLYRNHISGDDQVEAMLDKTICAMSNVFIGSSGSTFTEDIFRLRKDWGSASVCDEYMCQGEQPDFIADTE